A window of Acinetobacter sp. TR3 contains these coding sequences:
- a CDS encoding DEAD/DEAH box helicase, with protein sequence MSKKVFKLKKDQYLSDLEMKIIQNQSTFLVAPTGAGKTTYTMEELKAQYKLVIILVPTQAKVMELQNEYSVKGSLKSEYLFFCANENPDENIRKFNGVIVATYDKFEKIINLLSESQKKSALLVIDESHKIYAAGAFRDEALNPIIWHLQKRSIPSILLLTATKTDALFSQLNIGVDHEYVISHENPPSRHIKVTSLCNGDQYTAIAVIEKRVNQLLKASAHLPDKKCCKTMIVRVNSREKCENFKRYFEQRYKLKCIVVHSKTKGNKDVQEIFETQKIPTGVDIVFTTSIMDEAVNLNNPEIEIDSVFILGKQAHVEELVQFIGRLRLANVPCHILLHTGIPQSNVKPEQTHQKHLKKLNDFITRVNKIAEALASLAADYKFDLQDNENANIYDKVSRMNESFLDWFDCKLFTVYKSKSIQNIASLVSALYLMDTGYFYSSFEYMAWRIKQFLPNSKITFIEDTTATPHYIKEFFDEQKVNADKAYLESINPALKIFLEHFQNGLYKPKSLKEIAVKFVEHKQKDEDYIDDLALFTGGKVAYPDKVAKILNEIVYLAQNIGNLHDIQAILIQKKFNVVAKVADGYAKNEFVRHLVKQFYTYSPEKYLENRHRLNGLQASKLLCSTIKAVQKQTQLPMKSIIQANLIKGMRYDYESESYVIDNGKALNFIATYFEVKDRNKNKPERRYLEFEGIAIGGFEYLHLKAWQGQYITLKEPLMIDGRTYDAYTGKASIRKAKLEDVFTD encoded by the coding sequence ATGTCTAAAAAAGTATTCAAATTGAAGAAAGATCAATATTTGTCTGATTTGGAAATGAAAATTATTCAGAATCAATCGACTTTTTTGGTTGCCCCAACAGGTGCAGGTAAAACGACATATACGATGGAGGAGTTAAAAGCTCAATACAAACTCGTCATTATTCTTGTTCCGACTCAGGCAAAAGTCATGGAGTTACAAAATGAATATTCAGTCAAAGGCTCATTAAAATCTGAATATTTATTTTTTTGTGCAAATGAAAATCCTGACGAGAACATTCGTAAATTTAATGGTGTCATCGTTGCAACTTACGATAAGTTTGAAAAAATTATCAACCTCTTGTCAGAATCTCAAAAGAAAAGTGCTTTGCTGGTTATTGATGAATCACACAAGATTTATGCGGCAGGTGCATTTCGGGATGAGGCTTTGAACCCTATTATTTGGCATCTACAAAAACGTTCAATCCCATCTATCCTGTTGTTAACCGCAACCAAAACAGATGCTCTATTTTCTCAACTCAATATTGGAGTAGATCATGAGTATGTGATTTCTCATGAAAATCCTCCTAGTCGTCATATTAAAGTGACCTCTTTATGTAACGGAGACCAATACACTGCGATCGCTGTGATTGAAAAGAGAGTGAATCAACTGCTAAAGGCATCAGCACATTTACCCGATAAAAAGTGTTGTAAAACGATGATTGTCAGGGTGAATTCAAGAGAAAAGTGCGAAAATTTTAAACGTTATTTTGAGCAGCGATACAAGCTTAAGTGCATTGTAGTTCATAGTAAAACTAAAGGTAATAAAGATGTTCAGGAGATTTTCGAAACTCAGAAAATTCCGACAGGAGTAGATATTGTATTTACAACATCGATTATGGATGAGGCTGTTAATCTGAATAATCCTGAGATTGAAATAGATTCAGTATTTATTCTTGGCAAACAGGCTCATGTAGAAGAATTGGTTCAATTCATCGGCAGACTAAGGCTTGCAAATGTTCCTTGTCATATTCTATTGCACACTGGGATTCCTCAGTCAAATGTGAAGCCCGAACAAACTCATCAGAAGCATCTAAAAAAGCTGAATGACTTTATTACTCGTGTCAATAAGATTGCAGAAGCTTTGGCGAGCCTTGCAGCAGATTATAAATTCGATTTACAAGATAACGAGAATGCAAATATTTATGACAAAGTGAGTCGAATGAATGAAAGCTTTCTAGACTGGTTTGATTGTAAGCTTTTTACTGTATATAAAAGCAAATCTATACAAAATATTGCCAGTCTTGTTTCAGCGTTATATTTGATGGATACAGGTTACTTTTATAGTAGTTTTGAATATATGGCATGGCGTATCAAACAGTTTTTGCCTAATAGTAAAATTACATTTATTGAGGATACAACTGCTACGCCACACTACATCAAGGAATTTTTTGATGAACAAAAGGTAAATGCGGACAAAGCCTATTTGGAAAGCATTAATCCTGCGCTCAAAATATTTTTGGAGCATTTTCAGAATGGTCTATATAAGCCTAAATCACTCAAAGAAATAGCAGTTAAGTTTGTTGAGCACAAACAGAAAGATGAAGACTATATCGATGATTTGGCGCTTTTTACTGGTGGTAAGGTCGCTTACCCTGATAAGGTGGCTAAAATTCTAAATGAAATCGTGTATTTAGCCCAAAATATTGGGAATCTACATGATATACAAGCAATTCTTATACAGAAAAAATTCAATGTCGTTGCAAAAGTAGCAGATGGCTATGCAAAAAATGAATTTGTTCGACATCTTGTGAAGCAGTTTTATACTTATAGTCCAGAAAAGTACCTAGAGAATCGACATCGCCTGAATGGTTTACAAGCAAGTAAACTCTTATGCAGCACCATCAAGGCGGTACAGAAACAGACGCAACTGCCTATGAAGTCTATTATTCAGGCTAATCTCATCAAGGGGATGCGTTATGATTATGAGTCAGAATCATATGTAATTGATAACGGCAAAGCACTTAACTTTATTGCCACATATTTTGAAGTCAAAGACCGTAACAAGAATAAGCCAGAGAGACGTTACCTTGAATTTGAGGGTATTGCTATTGGTGGGTTTGAGTATCTGCATCTAAAAGCATGGCAGGGGCAATACATTACGCTTAAAGAGCCACTTATGATCGATGGTAGAACCTACGATGCCTATACTGGTAAGGCTTCTATACGTAAGGCTAAGCTTGAAGACGTGTTTACTGACTAA
- a CDS encoding site-specific integrase codes for MNKPFSMGMNIPLGMVQPFNIDQLMLPEGKAKVEFSVPAAQGLKVIVSKASKTFLFRGVHNGKKISTVVGKYPEVSLQQAINIALTFRDQLRKGINPLEEKARIENIPTLSVFFYKIYLPIAKLNKKSWKDDVSRFKNHIEPFLGNKQLNNITAAMLNDLMLEIKGENRSNATVNRSRALLSSMFNAAFERELIDQSPMSRVKKLIERNQIERYLDDEELKRFMPVLANPMAYGIDNQIIVCIVEMLLLTGARKGEVIHLKWDDLDESNHLWRLNENKSGKPRIIQLNSEAQQIIRRMSRKYPYVFANPKTGLPFNDIRKTFQKILDAAQITNFRIHDLRHNFASMAVNNGCDIYVVQHLLGHASPTTTQRYAHLRQDTLRNASEMLAERINSARPNR; via the coding sequence ATGAATAAACCGTTTTCAATGGGTATGAATATACCTTTAGGTATGGTACAGCCGTTTAATATTGATCAGTTAATGCTGCCAGAAGGAAAAGCCAAAGTTGAATTTTCCGTTCCTGCCGCACAAGGATTAAAAGTTATTGTGTCAAAAGCAAGCAAAACCTTTTTATTTCGAGGAGTACATAACGGTAAAAAGATCAGTACAGTAGTAGGTAAATATCCTGAAGTTTCGTTGCAGCAAGCGATAAATATTGCATTAACTTTTCGAGATCAACTTAGAAAGGGTATCAATCCATTAGAGGAAAAGGCTCGAATTGAAAATATTCCCACACTTAGCGTTTTCTTTTACAAGATTTATTTACCTATAGCGAAGTTGAATAAAAAATCTTGGAAAGATGATGTTTCTCGATTCAAGAATCATATAGAACCTTTTTTGGGAAATAAGCAATTAAATAATATTACTGCTGCGATGCTGAATGATTTGATGCTTGAAATTAAAGGAGAAAATCGTTCCAATGCAACAGTAAATCGCTCAAGGGCACTGTTAAGCAGTATGTTTAACGCTGCCTTTGAGCGTGAGCTTATTGATCAATCCCCAATGAGCCGTGTAAAAAAGCTGATCGAGCGAAACCAAATTGAACGCTATCTTGATGATGAAGAGCTAAAGCGATTTATGCCAGTGCTCGCCAATCCAATGGCTTACGGCATCGATAATCAAATTATCGTTTGTATTGTGGAAATGCTATTGCTCACAGGCGCTCGTAAAGGCGAAGTGATTCATCTCAAATGGGATGATCTTGATGAAAGCAATCATCTTTGGAGGCTTAATGAGAATAAGTCTGGAAAGCCACGTATTATTCAGTTGAACAGCGAAGCACAGCAGATCATCCGAAGAATGTCACGCAAATATCCGTATGTATTTGCTAATCCCAAAACAGGATTGCCTTTCAATGATATACGGAAAACATTCCAGAAGATTCTGGATGCAGCCCAGATTACAAACTTTCGTATTCATGACTTACGCCATAACTTTGCCAGTATGGCTGTAAACAATGGTTGTGACATTTATGTGGTACAGCATTTATTAGGTCATGCTTCACCAACAACGACTCAGCGTTATGCACACCTACGTCAGGATACGTTACGTAACGCTTCTGAAATGCTTGCTGAACGTATCAACAGCGCTCGTCCAAACCGCTAA
- a CDS encoding helix-turn-helix domain-containing protein, which translates to MTNSIYTDEMRTLIHWLKSERKLHHLSMRSLAERMDKPHSYIQKVEQGERRLDIVEYVWYCNTLGINPQTGLDLIQEEINKAKG; encoded by the coding sequence ATGACAAATAGTATTTATACTGACGAGATGCGAACTCTGATCCATTGGCTCAAGAGTGAACGCAAATTACACCATCTTTCTATGCGTAGCTTGGCTGAACGCATGGATAAGCCTCATTCGTACATACAAAAAGTCGAACAAGGTGAAAGACGTTTGGATATTGTGGAATATGTTTGGTATTGCAATACGCTTGGAATCAATCCCCAAACTGGATTGGATTTAATTCAGGAAGAAATCAACAAAGCAAAGGGCTAA
- a CDS encoding helix-turn-helix domain-containing protein has translation MEVLQQWLIEQREKRKLTIQQLAQNLNKPVSYIHDIEQGQHILEIVEFLRYCHALDVDHNIAIEVIQDELQKQS, from the coding sequence ATGGAAGTTTTACAGCAATGGCTGATAGAGCAGCGTGAAAAAAGGAAATTAACGATTCAACAGCTCGCACAAAATCTGAATAAACCTGTTTCATATATACACGACATTGAGCAGGGACAACATATTTTAGAGATCGTTGAATTTTTACGATATTGCCATGCTTTGGATGTTGATCACAATATCGCTATTGAGGTTATTCAAGATGAATTGCAAAAACAATCTTAG
- a CDS encoding glycine zipper domain-containing protein, which yields MSNLEKVVKASTDLTSGLVTRTTQKNSDGSTTTTTEVEPSKGGAIKGAIAGMAVGSMIPVVGTAIGGVVGGLIGGIFGPSDKSDKSHQNNNE from the coding sequence ATGAGTAACTTGGAAAAAGTTGTAAAAGCATCAACAGATCTGACATCAGGATTAGTCACAAGAACGACACAGAAGAATTCAGATGGAAGTACAACGACAACAACTGAAGTAGAACCAAGTAAAGGTGGAGCTATTAAAGGTGCAATAGCAGGTATGGCCGTAGGTTCAATGATTCCTGTTGTTGGCACAGCAATAGGTGGAGTTGTTGGGGGACTAATAGGTGGTATTTTTGGACCATCAGATAAAAGTGATAAATCTCATCAGAATAATAATGAGTAA
- a CDS encoding helix-turn-helix transcriptional regulator — translation MADNENEHVKLAQRITDMLCQLNEGKALDTKQLAEHYGVSKRTIQRDINERLMVALPMLGLNEKGLYALPDNYLGQLNDDDIRHFSMLSGVSDLFPNMDRQFLRRILNENAKSVYESKGQFNEDGTKFKALFERLEPAILNRHKITLYYKGGYHLLEPYKLINHRSCWYLAAVKDEKLKAYRLSFAKDVVVHSDQPMFQHSKEILTQLEAEESIWFGQDKQEAILTISPQVADHFRQRSLLPLQQIVKEMDNGALLISSQYVSSLQLLSLIRYWMPHIHVVSPDSLQSELMDGLKAYIN, via the coding sequence ATGGCAGATAACGAAAATGAACACGTCAAACTAGCACAACGGATCACCGATATGCTGTGTCAGCTTAACGAAGGCAAAGCACTCGATACCAAACAACTTGCAGAACACTATGGCGTAAGTAAACGCACCATCCAACGTGATATTAATGAGCGTTTAATGGTGGCATTGCCCATGCTTGGACTGAATGAGAAAGGACTTTATGCCCTCCCCGATAATTATTTAGGGCAGTTGAATGATGATGACATTCGTCATTTTTCCATGCTTTCAGGTGTTTCTGATTTATTCCCAAATATGGATAGACAATTCCTACGCCGTATCTTGAATGAAAATGCAAAATCTGTGTATGAAAGCAAAGGACAATTTAATGAAGATGGTACAAAGTTCAAAGCCTTGTTTGAACGGCTTGAACCTGCAATTCTAAATCGTCACAAAATCACACTGTATTATAAAGGTGGTTATCATCTACTTGAACCATACAAACTGATTAATCATCGTAGCTGTTGGTATTTGGCAGCAGTCAAAGATGAGAAGTTGAAAGCCTACCGTCTGAGCTTTGCCAAAGACGTTGTTGTTCACAGCGATCAACCCATGTTCCAACATAGCAAAGAAATATTGACTCAATTAGAAGCAGAAGAAAGTATCTGGTTTGGACAGGACAAACAGGAAGCAATTCTAACCATCAGTCCACAAGTTGCAGATCATTTTAGACAACGAAGTCTGTTACCGCTCCAACAGATTGTCAAAGAAATGGATAATGGTGCTTTGCTCATCAGTAGTCAGTATGTCAGTTCACTACAGCTTCTTTCACTAATTCGTTACTGGATGCCACATATTCATGTGGTCAGTCCTGACAGCTTGCAAAGCGAATTGATGGATGGGCTAAAGGCATATATCAACTAA